One region of Termitidicoccus mucosus genomic DNA includes:
- a CDS encoding MBL fold metallo-hydrolase has translation MEVVFLGTGTSQGVPMIACDCAVCTSPDPRDKRTRCSIHVVMDGLHVQVDAGQDFRIQCLRENIRWADCFILTHGHADHVLGMDDLRRFCDLLGGNALTVYSTEEGIARVREIYPYTLNGRPMAHGYAVFDLRKMPARLELEQGSIESVPLPHGAIQTLGLVFTERSSGRKFVYYTDCKSVPREAVELARGADVVVLDGLRPEPHASHMTIGEAVEVSQKIGAPRTLLTHLTHLTGHEELSRGLPAGVEPAHDGLRIRV, from the coding sequence ATGGAAGTTGTTTTTCTCGGCACCGGCACCTCGCAGGGGGTTCCCATGATCGCGTGCGACTGCGCGGTCTGCACCTCGCCCGACCCGCGCGACAAACGCACGCGTTGCAGCATCCACGTGGTCATGGACGGGCTGCACGTGCAGGTGGATGCAGGGCAGGACTTTCGCATCCAGTGCCTGCGCGAAAACATCCGGTGGGCGGACTGCTTCATCCTCACGCACGGGCACGCGGACCATGTCCTCGGCATGGACGATCTGCGGCGTTTTTGCGACCTGCTCGGCGGAAACGCGCTGACCGTTTACTCGACGGAGGAAGGCATCGCCCGGGTGCGGGAGATCTATCCCTACACGCTCAACGGCCGCCCGATGGCGCACGGCTACGCGGTGTTCGATTTGCGGAAAATGCCGGCCCGGCTGGAGCTGGAGCAAGGCAGCATCGAGTCGGTGCCGCTGCCGCACGGCGCGATCCAGACGCTCGGGCTGGTGTTCACGGAGCGGAGCAGCGGGCGGAAATTCGTTTATTACACCGACTGCAAATCGGTGCCGCGCGAGGCGGTGGAACTGGCGCGCGGCGCCGACGTGGTGGTGCTGGACGGGCTGCGCCCCGAGCCGCATGCGTCGCACATGACGATCGGCGAGGCGGTGGAAGTCTCCCAAAAAATCGGCGCGCCGCGGACATTGCTCACACATCTCACCCACCTGACCGGCCACGAGGAACTGAGCCGCGGCCTGCCCGCAGGCGTGGAACCGGCGCATGACGGGTTGCGGATACGCGTGTAG
- the ribB gene encoding 3,4-dihydroxy-2-butanone-4-phosphate synthase — protein MSASNTQSPFDSIESAIQDIADGRLIIVTDDENRENEGDLIMAAEKATPEKVNMMIRYGSGIVCVPTLEPQLRRLGLGPMVQQNREVQRTDFTVSVDAASGISTGISAHDRTRTIHILADPGSSADQLVQPGHVFPLRARPGGVLERAGHTEAAVDFALLAGLRPVGILCELVNDDGTVQRLPELIEFKKKFGLRMVSIAQLIEYRVRRDLLVERVCEAPFPSAHGDFTVHVFRNKIDGRHHYAIVAGTPGPEPTLVRVHSANLLGDVFQMRGTDSARVLDASLAAIAREKRGVVLYMEPGDPGAHIVERLKAAPGDQHSPMSFRDYGVGAQILTALGLGKIRLLTNNPRKVVGLDGYNLEIVEQVAV, from the coding sequence ATGTCCGCTTCCAACACCCAGTCTCCTTTTGATTCCATCGAATCCGCCATCCAGGACATCGCCGATGGCAGGCTCATCATCGTCACCGACGACGAGAACCGCGAAAACGAGGGCGACCTCATCATGGCCGCGGAGAAGGCGACGCCCGAGAAGGTCAACATGATGATCCGCTACGGCAGCGGCATCGTCTGCGTGCCCACGCTCGAACCGCAGCTCCGCCGGCTCGGGCTCGGCCCCATGGTGCAGCAAAACCGCGAGGTGCAGCGCACCGATTTCACCGTGAGCGTGGACGCCGCCAGCGGCATTTCCACCGGCATCAGCGCGCATGACCGCACGCGCACCATCCACATCCTCGCCGACCCGGGCTCGAGCGCCGACCAGCTCGTGCAACCCGGCCACGTCTTTCCGCTGCGCGCGCGGCCCGGCGGCGTGCTCGAACGCGCCGGGCACACCGAGGCCGCGGTCGATTTCGCGCTCCTCGCCGGTTTGCGCCCGGTCGGCATCCTCTGCGAACTCGTCAACGACGACGGCACCGTGCAACGCCTGCCCGAGCTCATCGAGTTCAAAAAGAAATTCGGCCTGCGGATGGTCTCCATCGCGCAGCTCATCGAGTATCGCGTGCGCCGCGACCTCCTCGTCGAGCGCGTTTGCGAGGCGCCGTTCCCGTCCGCGCACGGGGATTTCACGGTGCATGTTTTCCGCAACAAGATCGACGGGCGCCATCACTACGCCATCGTCGCCGGCACGCCCGGCCCCGAGCCCACGCTGGTGCGCGTGCACAGCGCGAATCTGCTCGGCGACGTGTTTCAGATGCGCGGCACGGACAGCGCGCGCGTGCTCGACGCGTCGCTCGCCGCCATCGCGCGCGAGAAGCGCGGCGTCGTGCTCTACATGGAGCCGGGCGATCCCGGCGCGCACATTGTCGAACGCCTGAAGGCCGCGCCCGGGGACCAGCATTCGCCGATGAGCTTCCGCGACTACGGTGTCGGCGCGCAAATCCTGACCGCGCTCGGCCTGGGCAAGATCCGCCTGCTCACGAACAACCCGCGCAAGGTGGTCGGCCTGGACGGCTACAACCTCGAAATCGTCGAGCAGGTCGCCGTGTGA
- the ribH gene encoding 6,7-dimethyl-8-ribityllumazine synthase, with protein MSLDAPKVQPVNGAAFTIGIAAARFNSTYVDALLHQILGHLSAAGVKEKKIHLARVPGSNELPVAAQLLARKHRPDVVIALGVLIRGDTIHYELIADAATQALQRVALDAGIPVINGVIVAENQAQAEARCLGAINRGAEFAHGALEMAGLKRRLSRPANTKKK; from the coding sequence ATGAGTCTCGACGCCCCCAAGGTACAACCCGTTAACGGAGCCGCCTTCACCATCGGAATCGCCGCCGCGCGCTTCAACAGCACCTACGTGGACGCGCTGCTCCACCAGATCCTCGGCCACTTGAGCGCCGCCGGAGTGAAGGAGAAGAAAATCCACCTCGCGCGCGTTCCCGGCTCCAACGAACTCCCCGTCGCCGCCCAGCTCCTCGCGCGCAAACACCGTCCCGATGTCGTCATCGCGCTCGGCGTTCTCATCCGCGGCGATACCATTCACTACGAGCTCATCGCCGACGCCGCGACCCAGGCCCTCCAGCGCGTGGCGCTCGACGCCGGCATTCCCGTCATCAACGGCGTCATCGTGGCCGAGAACCAGGCCCAGGCCGAGGCCCGCTGCCTCGGCGCGATCAACCGTGGCGCCGAGTTCGCGCACGGCGCCCTTGAAATGGCCGGCCTCAAGCGCCGCCTCTCCCGTCCCGCCAACACCAAAAAGAAATGA
- the nusB gene encoding transcription antitermination factor NusB: protein MSKTIFAQRRAGRVAAMQYLYAWSINSPENLLEDLRVFFDSQETPREYYAFGEELIHGVIENIADIDARIKGLAHNWEFDRIARIDLAILRVAIFEMTHRKDIPPIVSINEAIDLSKQFSNADSKRFINGILDRLKDQLGRDARKAEKE from the coding sequence ATGAGCAAGACCATCTTCGCCCAGCGCCGCGCCGGCCGCGTCGCCGCCATGCAGTATCTCTATGCATGGAGCATCAATTCGCCCGAAAACCTCCTCGAGGATCTTCGCGTCTTTTTCGATTCGCAGGAAACTCCCCGCGAATACTACGCCTTCGGCGAGGAGCTTATCCACGGTGTCATCGAAAACATCGCCGACATCGACGCCCGCATCAAGGGACTCGCGCACAATTGGGAGTTCGACCGCATCGCGCGCATCGACCTCGCGATCCTCCGCGTCGCCATCTTCGAGATGACGCACCGCAAGGACATCCCGCCGATTGTCTCGATCAACGAGGCCATCGACCTGTCGAAGCAGTTCTCCAACGCCGATTCCAAGCGTTTCATCAACGGCATCCTCGACCGCCTCAAGGACCAGCTGGGCCGCGACGCCCGCAAGGCGGAAAAAGAATAA
- the ftsY gene encoding signal recognition particle-docking protein FtsY, with protein MFGLFKKFKSGFAKTVSAIASKTAGLFGRKSIDASSLETLEEALYTADFGVETTEEILAEIKAAYKKDKNLRGQEAAAIGSAVLTRVLAGAEGRLDIPAVAGASGANPVTIAMIGVNGSGKTTTSAKLAWRLREDKRSVILAACDTFRAAAVEQLKTWGERLDLEIVSSHTGADAAAVAFDAWQAAKSRGRDCLIVDTAGRLHTKGNLMEELAKIRRVLQKNDPAAPQHRWLVVDGSLGSNSIEQARVFHQSFGLTGLVVTKLDGTSRGGALVGIWRELKIPIYFLGLGEQPEDLQPFSVENYAKAVFGIEA; from the coding sequence ATGTTCGGACTCTTCAAAAAATTCAAAAGCGGCTTCGCCAAGACCGTCTCCGCCATCGCCAGCAAGACCGCCGGGCTCTTCGGGCGGAAGTCCATCGACGCCTCCTCGCTTGAGACGCTGGAGGAGGCGCTTTACACCGCCGATTTCGGCGTCGAGACGACCGAGGAAATTCTCGCCGAGATCAAGGCCGCCTACAAAAAAGACAAGAATCTCCGCGGCCAGGAGGCCGCCGCCATCGGCTCCGCCGTGCTCACCCGCGTCCTTGCCGGCGCGGAAGGCCGCCTCGATATCCCCGCCGTCGCCGGCGCATCCGGCGCGAACCCCGTCACCATCGCCATGATCGGGGTCAACGGCTCCGGCAAGACCACCACTTCCGCCAAGCTCGCCTGGCGGCTTCGCGAGGACAAGCGCAGCGTCATTCTCGCCGCCTGCGACACCTTCCGGGCCGCCGCCGTCGAGCAGCTCAAAACGTGGGGTGAGCGCCTCGACCTCGAAATCGTCTCCAGCCATACCGGCGCCGATGCCGCCGCCGTCGCCTTCGACGCCTGGCAGGCCGCCAAGTCGCGCGGACGCGACTGCCTCATCGTGGACACCGCCGGGCGCCTCCACACCAAGGGCAACCTCATGGAGGAACTCGCGAAAATCCGCCGCGTCCTCCAGAAAAACGATCCGGCCGCCCCGCAGCACCGCTGGCTTGTCGTTGACGGCAGCCTCGGCTCCAACTCCATCGAGCAGGCGCGGGTGTTTCACCAGAGCTTCGGCCTCACCGGGCTGGTGGTGACGAAGCTCGACGGGACCAGCCGCGGCGGCGCCCTGGTCGGAATATGGCGTGAATTAAAAATCCCGATCTACTTTCTCGGCCTCGGCGAGCAACCCGAGGACCTGCAACCCTTCTCGGTGGAAAACTACGCCAAGGCCGTCTTCGGCATCGAGGCATAA
- a CDS encoding substrate-binding domain-containing protein: protein MPDTPQKTSLVTQTRDVLERGIAGGRWRFSLPGERALSRELQVSRWTLRMALAALAREGVIYIRHGRACEIAPARQAARRRAVSWQTGCVLPAPLWQMRPFVALWVDALRVCLQELGGQFVLHDGARYFRPGGSRALAALTRQSPHDCWLLLLSNHEMQRWFHRRGLPVVVAGSSFDDAVLPSVDLDLRAMARHAAGVLLARGHRRIAMLTSHRGYAGVLDSERGLREAMDGAGGRGGELLVEYHGGEPAEICRKLDRLIARERRPTAFFIQQSAAWLTAAGHLARHGLLAPRDFSVIVAQDEPYLSHLVPEPARYVASPDLFARKIASLVRRACERVLPLETRVRLLPEFVPGQTIGPPASG, encoded by the coding sequence ATGCCAGACACGCCCCAAAAAACATCGCTGGTCACGCAGACGCGCGACGTGCTCGAGCGCGGCATCGCGGGCGGACGCTGGCGGTTCTCGCTGCCGGGCGAGCGGGCGCTCAGCCGTGAATTGCAGGTCAGCCGCTGGACGCTGCGCATGGCGCTGGCGGCGCTGGCGCGCGAGGGTGTCATCTACATCCGGCACGGCCGCGCGTGCGAAATCGCGCCGGCCCGGCAGGCGGCGCGGCGGCGGGCGGTGTCATGGCAAACCGGATGCGTGCTGCCGGCGCCGCTGTGGCAAATGCGTCCATTCGTGGCCTTGTGGGTCGATGCGCTTCGCGTGTGCCTGCAAGAACTCGGGGGTCAATTCGTGCTGCACGACGGGGCGCGCTACTTCCGCCCCGGCGGCAGCCGCGCGCTGGCGGCGCTCACGCGACAATCCCCGCACGACTGCTGGCTGCTGCTGTTGAGCAACCACGAGATGCAGCGCTGGTTTCATCGCCGCGGACTGCCCGTGGTCGTGGCCGGCTCCTCCTTCGACGACGCGGTGCTGCCGTCGGTCGATCTCGATCTGCGCGCGATGGCGAGGCACGCGGCCGGCGTGCTGCTCGCGCGCGGGCACCGGCGCATCGCGATGCTGACATCGCACCGCGGCTATGCGGGCGTGCTCGACAGCGAGCGCGGGTTGCGCGAGGCCATGGACGGCGCGGGCGGACGCGGCGGCGAGTTGCTGGTGGAATACCACGGCGGCGAACCGGCGGAAATCTGCCGCAAGCTCGACCGGTTGATCGCGCGCGAAAGGCGTCCGACCGCGTTTTTCATCCAGCAGTCGGCCGCATGGCTGACCGCCGCCGGTCATCTGGCCCGGCATGGCTTGCTGGCTCCGCGCGACTTTTCGGTGATCGTCGCCCAGGATGAGCCCTATTTGTCCCACCTCGTGCCGGAACCGGCGCGCTACGTGGCGTCGCCGGACCTCTTCGCGCGAAAGATCGCCTCCCTGGTGCGGCGGGCCTGCGAGCGCGTGCTGCCGCTCGAAACCCGCGTGCGCCTGCTCCCGGAATTCGTGCCGGGGCAGACCATCGGCCCTCCGGCGTCCGGCTGA
- a CDS encoding carboxypeptidase M32, translating to MAESSPLYSELLERLKRAQLLESISSVMGWDEQVNLPPGGAPLRAAQCALLADLHHAVAADARTGELLAELEKPGAAATPGEAARLVIRWARRDHDRATKLPAEFVREKAEQGSRGYHAWTQAREKSDFASFAPVLEKNIGLARREAAYLGFEYNPYDCLIDQFDPGMTAAATERLFSELKTGLVPLVRAITAAAARAPVVVLRGFPVERQREFLREVTERIGFDYRHGRIDVSVHPFCSGSGEDIRMTTRFDADNPLDSLFSAIHETGHGLYEQGLPAEHHHTALGQAAGMGTHESQSRLWENQVARGRGFWRFFEPRFRELFPEQLRDVPTEELYRAVNEVAPTLIRTQADEVTYNLHIILRFELEKKLFSGALAVRDLPAAWNAASEELLGLRPACDREGVLQDVHWSGGMFGYFPSYCIGNMLAAQLWYRALELRPGLEEDFARGDFSWLLAWLRENVHAQGKRFDVLGLARHVTGEELSPRFLLRHLAERYGTLYGV from the coding sequence ATGGCTGAATCCTCGCCGCTGTATTCCGAACTTCTCGAACGACTGAAACGCGCCCAACTGCTCGAATCCATCAGCAGCGTGATGGGATGGGACGAGCAGGTGAACCTGCCGCCCGGGGGCGCGCCCTTGCGCGCCGCGCAATGCGCGCTGCTCGCGGACCTGCATCACGCGGTCGCCGCCGATGCGCGCACGGGCGAACTGCTCGCGGAACTGGAAAAGCCGGGCGCCGCCGCGACGCCCGGCGAGGCGGCGCGCCTCGTCATCCGCTGGGCGCGGCGGGACCACGACCGCGCCACGAAACTGCCCGCCGAGTTCGTCCGCGAGAAAGCCGAGCAAGGCAGCCGCGGCTATCACGCCTGGACGCAGGCGCGCGAGAAATCCGACTTCGCCTCCTTCGCCCCGGTCCTGGAAAAAAACATCGGGCTGGCGCGGCGCGAGGCCGCGTATCTGGGATTCGAATACAATCCCTACGACTGCCTCATCGACCAGTTCGATCCCGGCATGACGGCGGCGGCGACGGAGCGGCTGTTCTCCGAGCTGAAGACCGGGCTGGTGCCGCTCGTGCGCGCCATCACCGCCGCGGCCGCGCGCGCGCCGGTGGTCGTGCTGCGCGGTTTTCCCGTGGAGCGGCAGCGCGAATTCCTGCGCGAGGTCACGGAGCGCATCGGCTTCGACTACCGGCACGGGCGCATCGACGTGTCGGTCCATCCGTTCTGCTCGGGTTCCGGCGAGGACATCCGCATGACCACGCGCTTCGACGCGGACAACCCGCTCGACTCGCTCTTCAGCGCGATTCACGAGACGGGGCACGGCTTGTATGAGCAGGGCCTGCCGGCGGAGCATCACCACACGGCGCTCGGGCAGGCCGCGGGCATGGGCACGCACGAATCGCAAAGCCGCCTCTGGGAAAACCAGGTGGCGCGGGGGCGCGGTTTCTGGCGGTTTTTCGAGCCGCGCTTCCGCGAATTGTTTCCGGAGCAATTGCGCGATGTCCCGACGGAGGAGCTTTACCGCGCGGTCAACGAGGTCGCGCCGACGCTCATCCGCACGCAGGCCGACGAGGTCACCTACAACCTGCACATCATCCTGCGCTTCGAGCTCGAGAAAAAGCTCTTCTCCGGCGCGCTGGCCGTGCGCGACCTGCCCGCCGCGTGGAACGCCGCCTCGGAGGAGCTGCTCGGGCTGCGCCCGGCGTGCGACCGCGAGGGCGTGCTGCAGGACGTGCACTGGAGCGGCGGCATGTTCGGCTATTTCCCGAGCTACTGCATCGGCAACATGCTCGCCGCGCAGCTCTGGTATCGCGCCCTGGAGCTGCGGCCGGGGCTGGAGGAGGATTTCGCGCGCGGCGACTTCTCGTGGCTGCTCGCGTGGCTGCGCGAAAACGTCCATGCGCAGGGCAAGCGCTTCGATGTCCTCGGCCTCGCGCGCCACGTGACCGGCGAGGAGTTGTCCCCCAGGTTTCTGCTGCGCCACCTCGCGGAGCGTTACGGCACGCTGTATGGAGTGTGA
- a CDS encoding M48 family metallopeptidase: MDFFQAQDHARKKSGRLVFFYLAAVVAIILSIYAVLILALTETSADGYPYPPDAPFLVRYWDPQLFLGTAGITIAVIALGSLFKIISLRGGGGVVARSVGGILVTPGTTDPQKRRLVNVVEEMAIASGVRVPEIYILPEEGINAFAAGYSPDDAAVAVTQGALDTLTRDELQGVVAHEFSHILNGDMRLNIRLIGLLFGILLLTLIGRVVLRAAASSGSRRSGDKKGGGAAAFLVLGLALIIIGYLGVFFGRLIQAAVSRQREFLADASAVQFTRNPDGIAGALRKIGARATGSRIANAHATETSHMFFASALRSSFGGLFATHPPLAERIKAIDPSFDGNFSAKLKPRADAGEPPARKPRPSPPPPLPVIGAAIPGVGGATGAATPPPIPSAEFLAALAVASAPDPSLGAETLKTIPPALRETAHDPERVRALILALLRDPADAAVAAKQQTVADGVLATTEREAYAAALPPAAALPARARLPLLDLALPALRTLPPAQIESFLQAVDAFIAADGKTSLAEFALRRVIQRNLRPPERNPRLVTAAAPLAAEIGLLLSALAHAGAAVPESAVRAFAAGAEKFDEVTRAKLALLPVGNADPDALIRALDHLDHASPAIKKTLLSALIAAASSDASIAPAEIEIIRATAAALNCPAPPVQ; this comes from the coding sequence ATGGATTTCTTTCAAGCCCAGGACCACGCCCGCAAAAAATCCGGCCGCCTCGTCTTCTTCTACCTCGCGGCTGTCGTCGCGATCATTCTCTCCATCTACGCTGTTCTCATCCTCGCGCTGACCGAGACCTCCGCCGATGGCTACCCTTACCCGCCGGACGCGCCCTTCCTCGTCCGCTACTGGGATCCGCAACTCTTCCTCGGCACCGCCGGCATCACCATCGCCGTCATCGCGCTCGGCAGCCTCTTCAAAATCATCTCGCTGCGCGGCGGCGGCGGAGTCGTCGCGAGGTCGGTCGGCGGCATCCTCGTCACGCCCGGCACCACCGATCCGCAAAAACGCAGGCTCGTGAACGTCGTCGAGGAAATGGCCATCGCCTCCGGCGTGCGCGTCCCCGAAATCTACATCCTTCCCGAGGAGGGCATCAACGCCTTCGCCGCCGGCTACTCGCCCGACGATGCCGCCGTGGCCGTCACCCAGGGCGCGCTCGACACTCTCACCCGCGACGAACTCCAGGGCGTCGTCGCGCACGAGTTCAGCCACATCCTCAACGGCGACATGCGGCTCAACATCCGCCTCATCGGCCTGCTCTTCGGCATCCTGCTCCTCACGCTCATCGGCCGTGTCGTCCTGCGCGCCGCCGCTTCCTCCGGCTCGCGCCGCTCCGGTGACAAAAAAGGAGGAGGCGCCGCCGCCTTCCTCGTCCTCGGCCTGGCGCTCATCATCATCGGCTACCTCGGCGTTTTCTTCGGGCGGCTCATCCAGGCCGCCGTCTCGCGCCAGCGCGAGTTTCTCGCCGATGCCTCCGCCGTCCAGTTCACGCGCAATCCCGACGGCATCGCCGGCGCGCTCCGCAAAATCGGCGCGCGCGCCACCGGCTCCCGCATCGCCAACGCGCACGCCACCGAGACCAGCCACATGTTCTTCGCCAGCGCGCTCCGCAGCTCCTTCGGCGGACTCTTCGCCACGCACCCGCCGCTCGCCGAGCGCATCAAGGCCATCGACCCCTCCTTCGACGGCAATTTTTCCGCCAAGCTCAAACCGCGCGCCGACGCTGGCGAGCCGCCCGCGCGCAAGCCCCGCCCTTCCCCGCCTCCTCCGCTCCCCGTCATCGGCGCGGCCATCCCCGGCGTTGGCGGCGCGACTGGCGCGGCCACGCCCCCGCCCATTCCCTCCGCCGAATTCCTCGCCGCGCTCGCCGTCGCTTCCGCGCCCGATCCCTCGCTTGGCGCCGAAACGCTCAAAACCATTCCGCCTGCGCTCCGCGAGACCGCCCACGATCCCGAACGCGTCCGCGCCCTCATCCTTGCGCTCCTCCGCGACCCCGCCGATGCCGCCGTCGCCGCGAAACAACAAACTGTCGCCGACGGCGTCCTCGCCACCACCGAACGCGAGGCCTACGCCGCCGCGCTGCCGCCCGCCGCCGCCCTGCCCGCCCGCGCCCGCCTCCCGCTGCTCGACCTCGCGCTGCCCGCGCTCCGCACCCTTCCGCCCGCGCAAATCGAATCCTTCCTTCAGGCCGTGGACGCATTCATCGCCGCCGACGGCAAGACCAGCCTCGCCGAATTCGCGCTCCGCCGCGTCATCCAGCGCAATCTCCGCCCGCCCGAGCGCAACCCGCGCCTTGTCACCGCCGCCGCGCCGCTCGCCGCCGAGATCGGCCTGCTCCTCAGCGCGCTCGCCCACGCCGGCGCCGCCGTCCCCGAATCCGCCGTGCGCGCCTTCGCCGCCGGGGCGGAAAAATTCGACGAGGTCACCCGCGCGAAACTCGCCCTCCTGCCGGTCGGCAACGCCGATCCCGACGCCCTCATCCGCGCGCTCGACCACCTCGACCACGCCTCGCCCGCCATCAAGAAAACGCTTCTCTCCGCGCTCATTGCCGCCGCCAGTTCCGATGCCAGCATCGCGCCTGCCGAAATCGAAATCATCCGCGCCACCGCAGCCGCCCTGAACTGCCCCGCCCCGCCCGTCCAGTGA
- a CDS encoding LemA family protein has translation MIPLIITLGIIVLLVLFVIGIYNKLVGLRNRFKNAFAQIDVQLKRRYDLIPNLVETAKAYMKHERETLEAVIAARNTAYAASKAAAANPADAGAVKSLLNAESGLGGALSRLMVVAEQYPDLKANQNMMQLTEELTSTENKIAFARQAYNDSVMTYNTQREVFPSVIFAGMFGFGPAELFQVDTPAERQAPKVSFG, from the coding sequence ATGATACCACTCATCATCACGCTCGGCATCATTGTCCTGCTCGTCCTCTTTGTCATCGGCATCTACAACAAGCTCGTCGGCCTGCGCAACCGCTTCAAGAACGCCTTCGCGCAAATCGACGTGCAACTCAAGCGCCGCTATGACCTCATTCCCAACCTCGTGGAGACCGCCAAGGCCTACATGAAACACGAGCGCGAGACGCTCGAGGCCGTCATCGCCGCGCGCAACACCGCCTACGCCGCCTCGAAGGCCGCCGCCGCCAACCCCGCCGACGCCGGCGCGGTCAAATCGCTCCTCAACGCCGAGTCCGGTCTCGGCGGCGCGCTCTCCCGCCTCATGGTCGTGGCCGAGCAGTATCCCGACCTCAAGGCCAACCAGAACATGATGCAGCTCACCGAGGAGCTCACCTCCACCGAGAACAAGATCGCCTTTGCCCGGCAGGCCTACAACGACTCCGTGATGACCTACAACACCCAGCGCGAGGTGTTCCCCTCGGTGATCTTCGCCGGCATGTTCGGTTTCGGCCCCGCCGAGCTCTTCCAGGTCGACACCCCCGCCGAGCGCCAGGCCCCGAAAGTGTCGTTTGGCTGA
- a CDS encoding autotransporter outer membrane beta-barrel domain-containing protein, with protein METLGAGPGRFEFNVDFTGAAGLDPAAGMKANSLVIAADAAAPHQVRVHYTGQPGTQSASFELIATGNGLAEFALDTNNGKIDFGLTAYELNRGDGSPLMPVASNWYLADTGLSNAADVILDTASTIPLDWNTALDSLHLRMGEVRAENLPATRHPTPAASSGNLWVRSRAYRMNATNSVTGRGFDQYGGGLTAGMDKLFPAGTAASLLGAFIDMGSISRDFDRRGDNTSNSVTLGAYLTRLHDDGWFADAVVRAGRYINKIDARTPDLRSIQGRYTSRALGGSIEAGRRLRRAGGWWLEPALQASLLWLSGDSFETSPESLRLHVAQDSLRSAQYRALLRFGRQSAGGKWNPYGRLGAAAVDSDGGTLHAHDKHLSPSYDGKRVEFGFGASYRINDSSQWHADYEYATARHYQRPWSLNLGYRRLW; from the coding sequence ATCGAGACCCTCGGCGCGGGCCCCGGCCGCTTCGAGTTCAACGTGGACTTCACCGGCGCCGCCGGCCTCGACCCCGCCGCCGGCATGAAGGCCAACAGCCTCGTCATCGCCGCCGACGCCGCCGCCCCGCACCAAGTCCGCGTCCATTACACCGGCCAGCCCGGCACGCAAAGCGCCTCCTTCGAGCTGATCGCCACCGGCAACGGCCTGGCCGAGTTCGCCCTCGACACCAACAACGGCAAGATCGACTTCGGCCTGACCGCCTACGAGCTCAACCGCGGCGACGGCTCGCCGCTCATGCCCGTCGCCAGCAACTGGTACCTCGCCGACACCGGCCTGTCCAACGCCGCCGACGTCATCCTCGACACCGCCTCCACCATCCCCCTGGACTGGAACACCGCCCTCGACTCCCTCCACCTGCGCATGGGCGAAGTGAGAGCTGAGAATCTGCCCGCCACCCGCCACCCGACACCCGCCGCTTCTTCCGGCAACCTCTGGGTGCGCAGCCGCGCCTACCGCATGAACGCGACCAACAGCGTCACCGGCCGCGGTTTCGACCAGTACGGCGGCGGCCTCACCGCCGGCATGGACAAACTCTTCCCCGCCGGCACCGCCGCCAGCCTCCTCGGCGCCTTCATCGACATGGGCTCGATCAGCCGCGACTTCGACCGCCGCGGCGACAACACCAGCAACAGCGTGACGCTCGGCGCCTACCTCACGCGCCTGCACGACGACGGCTGGTTCGCCGACGCCGTCGTGCGCGCCGGCCGCTACATCAACAAAATCGACGCGCGCACCCCGGACCTGCGCTCCATCCAGGGCCGCTACACCAGCCGCGCCCTCGGCGGCAGCATCGAGGCGGGCCGCCGCCTCCGGCGCGCCGGCGGCTGGTGGCTCGAACCCGCCCTGCAGGCCTCCCTCCTCTGGCTGTCCGGCGACAGCTTCGAGACCTCCCCGGAGAGCCTGCGCCTCCACGTCGCCCAGGACTCGCTCCGCTCCGCCCAGTACCGCGCCCTCCTGCGCTTCGGCCGCCAGTCCGCCGGCGGCAAATGGAACCCCTACGGCAGGCTCGGCGCCGCCGCGGTCGACTCCGACGGCGGCACCCTCCACGCCCACGACAAGCACCTCTCCCCCTCCTACGACGGCAAACGGGTCGAGTTCGGTTTTGGCGCAAGCTACCGCATCAACGACTCCAGCCAGTGGCATGCGGACTACGAATACGCCACCGCACGCCACTATCAACGCCCCTGGTCCCTCAACCTCGGCTACCGCAGACTCTGGTAG